A portion of the uncultured Draconibacterium sp. genome contains these proteins:
- a CDS encoding TIM-barrel domain-containing protein — MGGHFDRFFQQWWGTLYKDFIITGIDGVWNDMNEPAVFNGRGGTMPEDNFHRGGGKLPAGPHLRYHNVYGLLMVKASRDGIMNVNSEKRPFVLSRANFLGGQKYAATWTGDNASTWEHFKMATPMVLNLGLSGQPFSGPDLGGYGGSPDADLFANWIAVGAFYPFCRSHSEKGTNDQEPWAFGKEVENVSRTALQRRYRLLPYLYTLFHEAAQTGLPVMRPVFFADVTDKSLRKEDEAFMWGNDLLIVPQWSEDPQLPEGIWNDISLLGNDVENDGYQPNLKQRGGSIIPVGSVIQSTEEFKTDSLTLLVCLDENNSATGTLYVDKGEGFDYRDGEFEVDIFKAEKTGENTITVKCEVEGKKQTKKQRFYQIGLVTNSGVNYSDWQNNNTVIISTKGSL; from the coding sequence TTGGGTGGTCACTTTGACCGTTTTTTCCAGCAATGGTGGGGAACTTTGTATAAGGACTTTATAATCACCGGAATTGATGGTGTATGGAACGACATGAACGAACCTGCGGTGTTCAATGGCCGCGGGGGAACTATGCCGGAAGATAACTTTCATCGTGGTGGTGGTAAGTTACCTGCCGGACCCCATTTGCGGTATCATAATGTTTATGGATTGTTGATGGTAAAAGCTTCCCGAGATGGTATTATGAACGTAAATTCGGAGAAGAGACCATTTGTTTTGTCGCGGGCAAATTTTCTGGGAGGGCAAAAATATGCCGCTACATGGACAGGTGATAATGCATCAACCTGGGAGCATTTTAAAATGGCAACTCCTATGGTGTTGAATTTAGGTTTGTCTGGTCAGCCTTTTTCAGGTCCTGATTTAGGTGGTTATGGAGGTTCGCCTGATGCAGATTTGTTTGCTAACTGGATTGCTGTTGGGGCATTTTATCCTTTCTGCAGAAGCCATTCTGAAAAAGGCACTAACGATCAGGAACCATGGGCATTTGGCAAAGAAGTTGAAAATGTTTCACGAACTGCCTTACAACGTCGCTATCGTCTACTTCCATATTTGTACACTTTGTTTCATGAGGCTGCACAAACCGGATTGCCAGTTATGCGACCCGTATTTTTTGCTGATGTAACTGACAAATCCCTGAGAAAAGAAGATGAGGCTTTTATGTGGGGCAACGATTTGCTAATTGTACCGCAATGGTCAGAAGATCCTCAATTACCGGAAGGTATTTGGAATGATATTTCGCTGTTAGGTAATGACGTGGAGAATGATGGTTATCAGCCGAATCTGAAACAAAGGGGCGGATCGATTATTCCAGTTGGCTCTGTAATTCAGTCAACAGAAGAATTTAAGACCGATTCGTTGACTTTGCTGGTCTGTTTGGATGAGAACAACTCAGCTACAGGAACTTTATATGTCGATAAAGGTGAAGGATTTGATTACCGGGATGGTGAATTTGAAGTGGATATATTCAAGGCAGAGAAAACCGGAGAAAATACGATTACGGTTAAATGTGAAGTGGAAGGTAAGAAGCAAACGAAAAAACAAAGATTCTACCAAATAGGCTTGGTTACCAACTCGGGCGTTAATTATTCAGACTGGCAAAACAATAATACTGTTATTATAAGCACCAAAGGCAGTTTATAA
- the istB gene encoding IS21-like element helper ATPase IstB, whose protein sequence is MNEVTLTRMKQMKLHGMHGAFKTAIETGKTDDYTIDQFVSMITDAEWDDRNNRKIERLIKNARFHYKATIENVVYEHARNIDRTKLLRLAECDFINKNENVLISGSTGAGKSYIATALGYQACIEGYRVLYFNTTKLFSKLKMAKADGSYLKELAKMARHQLIILDDFGLQPLDSQNRIALLELIEDRHNSGSMIVTSQLPVSKWYEIIGEKTIADAILDRLIHQSHRIELMGESMRKKRNIYSE, encoded by the coding sequence ATGAACGAAGTAACATTAACACGAATGAAACAGATGAAGCTCCATGGTATGCATGGGGCTTTTAAAACAGCTATCGAAACGGGTAAAACCGATGATTACACCATCGACCAGTTTGTATCGATGATAACAGATGCCGAGTGGGACGATCGCAACAACCGAAAGATAGAGCGATTGATAAAAAATGCAAGGTTCCACTATAAAGCAACCATTGAAAACGTGGTGTACGAACATGCAAGAAATATCGATCGGACAAAACTGTTAAGACTGGCTGAATGCGATTTTATTAATAAAAACGAGAATGTATTAATATCGGGCAGCACCGGTGCCGGCAAAAGTTATATTGCGACAGCCTTAGGGTATCAGGCCTGTATTGAGGGATACAGGGTTTTGTACTTTAATACAACAAAACTGTTTTCTAAACTAAAAATGGCAAAAGCCGATGGATCTTATCTTAAAGAACTTGCAAAAATGGCCAGGCATCAGTTAATAATACTCGATGATTTTGGTCTGCAACCCTTAGATAGCCAAAACCGGATAGCTCTGTTAGAGTTAATTGAAGACAGGCACAATAGTGGCTCAATGATTGTTACATCACAACTGCCCGTTAGTAAGTGGTATGAAATAATCGGGGAAAAAACGATTGCCGATGCCATACTTGACCGGTTGATCCATCAATCGCACAGGATTGAGCTGATGGGGGAATCGATGAGAAAAAAACGAAACATTTATAGTGAATAA
- a CDS encoding vitamin K epoxide reductase family protein: MQHEENVIFILQQAIEYYKIRVTKTSVKEFLLSHPYYPSLKSVCDALTKWKVEHYALNLELEEIQNLEMPFIAHLKTSGGMLVFVLEIKNGKASYLESGKKVIREDFEKFSKKLSRAVVVLEGTKDSGEVEYRKKHQDEILNRSLLPIGIITLIALGVYVVFSVTRHIQPNYLLYSLLFTKVIGLTASIFLVLHEIKVHVPLADKICAFSSKTDCDTVLTSKASQLFGWINWADAGLIYFSGTILFLLEAKSADNLWLLATISLLALPYPIFSIYYQAFKAKKWCPFCLTVQLALIAEFVILLPFLKIGVFVVLDIIRWITFLLIPGTIWLFFKSYLHKAADFKQEHFSFLGFKRNPEVFKFLLQQNGYVEIPESNDSLILGPPNAPVTITAFLSPYCSPCADAFKELRMLVDNCNDVKINMILSTYSDEAFLKLINHVYYHYYNDGSEATFEYLSKWYSSDKNLRKSLYEEELPGGFDIAEVTSRTNIELFDKLKISETPTVFIQGNKFPSQFNYKDIEFFIDDIKTINLERKRQEACANCH; encoded by the coding sequence ATGCAACACGAAGAAAACGTAATATTTATATTACAACAAGCTATCGAGTATTATAAAATCAGAGTTACAAAAACAAGTGTAAAAGAATTTCTATTATCTCACCCTTATTATCCATCCTTAAAAAGTGTGTGCGATGCTTTGACTAAATGGAAAGTTGAACATTATGCATTAAATCTTGAATTGGAAGAAATACAAAATTTGGAGATGCCCTTTATTGCTCACTTGAAAACTTCGGGAGGAATGTTGGTCTTTGTTTTAGAAATTAAAAATGGCAAAGCATCCTACTTAGAATCAGGCAAAAAAGTTATTCGCGAAGATTTTGAAAAATTCTCAAAAAAACTTTCCAGAGCTGTCGTCGTCTTGGAAGGGACAAAGGATTCAGGAGAAGTGGAATATCGAAAAAAACATCAGGATGAAATATTAAACAGAAGCTTACTTCCAATTGGAATAATTACGTTGATTGCTTTGGGTGTTTATGTTGTTTTTTCCGTAACTAGACATATACAACCGAACTACTTGTTGTATAGCCTACTGTTTACCAAAGTTATTGGACTGACAGCCTCTATTTTTCTTGTATTACACGAAATTAAAGTTCACGTACCACTGGCAGATAAAATTTGTGCATTCAGTTCTAAAACGGATTGTGACACTGTACTGACATCTAAAGCCTCACAGCTATTTGGATGGATCAATTGGGCCGATGCCGGGCTTATATACTTTTCAGGAACAATCCTTTTCCTTTTAGAAGCAAAAAGTGCTGATAACCTCTGGCTTCTTGCCACTATAAGTCTATTAGCGCTTCCCTACCCTATATTTTCTATTTATTATCAAGCTTTTAAGGCAAAAAAATGGTGTCCGTTTTGCCTGACTGTACAATTGGCACTTATCGCAGAATTTGTGATTTTGTTACCATTTTTGAAAATTGGAGTTTTTGTCGTACTAGATATAATCCGTTGGATAACATTTTTGTTAATTCCCGGAACCATTTGGTTGTTTTTTAAATCTTATCTGCATAAAGCGGCTGATTTTAAACAAGAACATTTTTCTTTCCTTGGCTTTAAACGAAATCCTGAAGTATTTAAATTTTTATTACAGCAAAATGGGTATGTTGAAATACCGGAAAGTAATGATAGTTTAATATTAGGCCCCCCTAATGCTCCGGTTACCATTACTGCCTTTTTAAGCCCGTATTGTAGCCCATGTGCAGATGCATTTAAAGAATTAAGAATGTTAGTTGATAACTGCAACGATGTAAAAATAAATATGATTTTATCTACTTACAGCGACGAGGCATTTTTAAAGCTAATAAACCACGTGTACTACCATTATTATAATGACGGTTCAGAAGCTACTTTTGAATATCTTTCAAAGTGGTATTCCTCAGATAAAAATCTTAGAAAATCATTATATGAAGAGGAATTACCAGGAGGATTTGATATTGCAGAGGTGACTAGCAGAACAAATATAGAATTGTTTGATAAATTAAAAATATCCGAAACACCAACAGTTTTTATACAGGGGAATAAATTTCCGAGTCAGTTTAATTATAAAGATATTGAATTTTTCATCGATGATATAAAAACAATAAATCTGGAGAGAAAAAGGCAGGAAGCCTGTGCCAATTGCCATTAG
- a CDS encoding glycosyltransferase family 4 protein — protein MQKINWIILKSKDRGTCYGVGTFIKQLSIGLTKKDNINVYILEIGTVTTKFFGIYKRNGITILEIPLPYEKKNTDTKNNQEKLAKNLSRIVSQYIPERSLNIIHMNYTFQYFIAISLKNILNGKLIFTQHLFLNNKISETNNFDIESQTYKDTDHIIAISEQSKIDLLKNDINSKKVEIIYNGSGPFTVNNKVDIREKYDIPNKDKIIVFSGRIDPIKGLSYLCKAMENLIRIVPNCYLVIAGDGKDSTLDMLSDNFPNKVKHLGYIPFEDVISLYTTANVGVIPSIEEPFGYVALEMMHCGLPIVASNIGGLKEILIHNENALLVDMIPDKTNFFGIAPHIIKLEHFIFQLINDKPLRIKLSRNAKIRAESMFSSSIMAENYIKLTNKRQN, from the coding sequence ATGCAAAAAATTAATTGGATAATATTAAAGAGTAAAGACCGGGGTACGTGCTATGGGGTTGGGACTTTTATTAAACAACTTTCTATCGGATTAACTAAAAAGGATAATATTAACGTTTATATTTTAGAAATAGGAACCGTCACAACCAAATTTTTTGGCATATATAAACGCAATGGAATTACCATTTTAGAAATTCCTCTTCCTTATGAAAAGAAGAATACTGACACAAAAAACAATCAGGAAAAATTAGCAAAAAATCTATCACGGATTGTTTCACAATACATTCCCGAGAGAAGCCTAAATATAATTCACATGAATTATACTTTTCAGTATTTCATTGCAATAAGCCTTAAAAATATATTAAATGGCAAATTAATTTTCACACAACATCTTTTTCTAAACAACAAAATTTCAGAAACAAATAATTTCGATATAGAATCTCAAACATACAAAGACACTGATCACATTATAGCCATTAGTGAACAAAGCAAAATAGATTTATTAAAAAACGACATAAATAGCAAAAAGGTTGAAATTATCTACAACGGATCAGGTCCTTTCACTGTTAATAATAAAGTAGATATCAGAGAAAAATATGATATTCCTAATAAGGATAAAATAATTGTGTTTAGTGGAAGAATTGATCCTATTAAAGGACTTTCTTATTTATGTAAGGCGATGGAAAACCTTATCAGGATTGTGCCAAATTGTTATTTAGTGATAGCAGGCGATGGAAAAGATAGCACTTTAGATATGTTATCAGACAATTTCCCAAATAAGGTTAAGCACCTTGGATATATTCCCTTTGAAGATGTAATCTCTTTATATACTACTGCTAATGTTGGCGTAATTCCTTCAATAGAAGAGCCCTTCGGATATGTTGCACTAGAAATGATGCATTGTGGATTACCAATAGTTGCGTCAAATATTGGTGGCCTTAAAGAAATCTTAATTCACAACGAGAACGCTTTACTTGTGGATATGATTCCAGATAAAACTAATTTCTTTGGAATAGCACCTCACATTATAAAATTGGAACACTTCATATTCCAACTGATTAATGACAAACCTCTTCGGATAAAACTTTCACGAAATGCAAAAATAAGAGCAGAAAGTATGTTTTCATCATCGATTATGGCAGAAAATTACATCAAACTAACTAATAAAAGGCAAAACTAG
- the istA gene encoding IS21 family transposase, with product MANKLIDMSKVRKVIQLHHQGKAKQFISRYLGLSRNTVKKYIALYKVLNLTIDDIDKKSDSELEKIFSRDTEDVLSPKLKKVYNFFPYMERELKKTGVTKQLMWEEYYAKHPDGLKLSQFKAHYLRWSKKVNPVMHMEHKAGDKMFIDYAGKTLEVINKETGEIEEVQFFVAILGASQYTYAEASPSQQKEDFVASVENALHFYGGVPAAIVPDNLKSAVTKSSRFEPTINETFMDFAEHYGTTVLPARAYRPRDKSLAEGAVKILYQRIYPALRGKSFYSLDELNNAIWDELDKHNNKKLTGRPTSRYQLFVEDEKDKLTALPVEKYEIKEIAIATVAMNGHVLLSKDKHYYSVPCQYLKKKVKLVFTSKTVEIYHKYNRIALHKRDGRKYFYTTNKDHLATTHQFVTDWTPQRFINWAASIDESVKEFIINVLERKQHPEQSYKSCMGVLAFAKKVGEERLANACKRALEHQVYNYKIIQKILEKGLDKLDDETPDEPELPFHNNIRGGKYYN from the coding sequence ATGGCTAATAAATTAATCGACATGAGTAAAGTAAGAAAAGTCATTCAGTTGCACCACCAGGGAAAAGCAAAACAATTTATCAGTAGGTACCTGGGCCTCTCACGTAACACCGTTAAGAAGTATATCGCTCTATACAAGGTATTAAACCTTACAATTGATGATATTGATAAAAAGAGTGATTCCGAGCTGGAAAAGATCTTTAGCAGGGATACCGAAGATGTTCTTTCCCCCAAGCTAAAAAAGGTTTATAACTTCTTTCCCTACATGGAGCGCGAACTAAAAAAGACCGGCGTTACCAAACAGCTGATGTGGGAAGAATATTATGCAAAACATCCCGATGGGCTAAAACTAAGCCAGTTTAAAGCCCACTACCTGCGTTGGAGTAAAAAGGTTAACCCGGTAATGCATATGGAGCATAAAGCAGGCGATAAGATGTTTATTGACTACGCTGGCAAAACCCTTGAAGTTATCAATAAAGAAACAGGCGAGATTGAAGAGGTACAGTTTTTTGTTGCCATACTGGGGGCCAGTCAATACACCTATGCAGAAGCCTCACCGAGCCAACAAAAAGAAGACTTTGTTGCTTCGGTTGAAAATGCACTGCACTTTTACGGGGGAGTTCCTGCAGCTATTGTCCCTGATAACCTAAAGTCTGCCGTAACCAAAAGCAGCCGGTTTGAACCTACCATTAACGAAACGTTTATGGACTTTGCCGAACACTATGGCACAACAGTTCTTCCGGCCCGGGCTTACCGTCCCCGGGACAAGTCTCTGGCAGAAGGGGCAGTTAAGATACTGTACCAAAGAATATATCCGGCCTTGCGCGGCAAAAGCTTTTATAGTTTAGACGAGCTAAATAATGCCATTTGGGACGAGCTGGATAAACACAACAACAAAAAGCTGACTGGCAGGCCAACGTCCCGGTATCAATTATTCGTTGAAGACGAAAAAGACAAGCTTACCGCATTGCCTGTAGAAAAATACGAGATTAAAGAAATAGCAATAGCCACCGTAGCCATGAACGGGCACGTGCTGTTAAGCAAAGACAAGCATTATTACAGTGTTCCCTGCCAATATTTAAAGAAGAAGGTAAAGCTGGTGTTTACATCAAAAACCGTTGAAATATACCATAAATACAACCGCATAGCTTTGCACAAAAGAGATGGACGTAAATACTTCTACACCACAAACAAAGACCACCTGGCAACAACACACCAGTTTGTTACCGACTGGACACCGCAGCGTTTTATCAACTGGGCAGCTTCAATTGACGAAAGTGTAAAGGAATTTATAATCAATGTGCTGGAAAGAAAACAACACCCTGAACAATCCTATAAAAGCTGTATGGGCGTATTGGCTTTTGCTAAAAAGGTGGGAGAAGAAAGGCTTGCCAATGCGTGTAAACGTGCATTGGAACATCAGGTTTACAACTACAAAATCATACAAAAGATACTGGAAAAAGGGTTGGATAAACTTGACGATGAAACACCGGACGAACCTGAACTTCCTTTTCATAACAATATAAGGGGAGGAAAATATTACAACTGA
- a CDS encoding 6-bladed beta-propeller: MKKLISFLAIIALFSCNESQKAKDIVSINLENFQAGKILLSEIGNDIKYIPFENQFPIGTIYSYKITNNFIYAAIKDVGVVRFSKNGKSSSQFGKIGRGPSEYVSYSRFAVDHQNGCVYVLDRKTDNINVYNKDGEYTQDIKLPVDEDGFGFDDIGFLSSSIFLAQYINMGRGEYDWLILDSIGNRITGKLNPYHEFNGRMGGMSTLSEFNGDILYWDNFKDTVFHIHPDFTYSPLCVLLKGKHKFPMTTEGYNPPDEFFKHASNYMILYTVLETNQSILLQYELNRIQKLALIDKESGTATVTDLTDSINGIINDIDNGLPFLPEKYFEIGNEKYLTTFIQPFELKKNVASNEFKNATPKYPEKKKELVQLANSLNENDNPVLMLVKLKE; this comes from the coding sequence ATGAAAAAACTAATTTCCTTCCTAGCAATTATAGCGTTGTTCTCCTGCAATGAATCCCAAAAAGCGAAGGATATAGTATCAATTAACCTTGAAAATTTTCAAGCCGGCAAAATTCTTTTATCAGAAATTGGAAATGATATTAAATACATTCCTTTTGAGAATCAGTTTCCTATTGGTACTATTTATTCTTATAAAATAACTAACAATTTTATTTACGCTGCCATTAAGGATGTTGGCGTTGTGAGGTTTTCAAAGAATGGGAAATCGAGTTCTCAGTTTGGTAAAATTGGAAGAGGGCCTAGTGAATATGTGTCTTATTCAAGATTTGCTGTGGATCATCAAAATGGATGTGTTTACGTATTGGATCGGAAGACGGATAATATCAACGTGTATAACAAGGACGGTGAATATACTCAAGACATTAAATTACCAGTAGATGAAGACGGCTTTGGTTTTGATGATATAGGATTTTTAAGCTCTTCAATATTTCTTGCTCAATATATTAACATGGGGCGTGGTGAGTATGATTGGCTGATTCTGGATAGTATTGGTAACAGAATCACCGGGAAGCTAAATCCTTACCATGAATTTAATGGGAGGATGGGAGGCATGTCAACTCTATCAGAATTTAATGGAGACATCCTGTACTGGGATAATTTTAAAGACACTGTTTTTCACATTCATCCCGACTTTACTTATTCTCCACTATGTGTACTCTTAAAAGGAAAACATAAGTTCCCAATGACAACAGAGGGATATAATCCGCCGGATGAGTTTTTTAAGCATGCATCGAATTATATGATATTATATACTGTTCTGGAAACAAATCAATCTATCCTTCTTCAATACGAATTGAATAGAATACAAAAATTGGCGCTTATTGATAAGGAAAGTGGTACTGCAACTGTAACAGACCTCACGGATTCAATAAATGGTATTATAAATGATATCGACAACGGATTACCCTTTCTTCCTGAAAAGTATTTTGAGATAGGAAATGAAAAGTATTTGACAACATTCATTCAACCTTTTGAACTGAAAAAGAATGTTGCATCCAACGAATTTAAAAACGCCACTCCAAAATATCCTGAAAAGAAAAAAGAATTAGTGCAATTGGCAAACAGTCTGAATGAAAATGATAACCCTGTATTGATGCTGGTGAAACTGAAAGAATAA
- a CDS encoding sigma-70 family RNA polymerase sigma factor: protein MAKTESDIRVWQNFRKGHKVAFQKIYFDHYRFLYNYCRKFTSDTSLVEDLIQDLFVNILVRKDRLSDTDNIRLYLLCSIRRRLFKALNEKVHKVTDLFDPLNPDFSFDEGIEPAFGENEDENKTLKVLFKSVNTLGARQKEIIYMKYFSGLNNKEIAEVLGLSYQTVRNTLCNALKNIRKDFDNEQPKGKMVVLLHLFRKME, encoded by the coding sequence TTGGCTAAAACAGAAAGTGATATCCGTGTATGGCAAAATTTTAGGAAAGGACACAAAGTAGCTTTTCAAAAGATTTACTTCGATCATTATCGATTCTTATACAATTATTGCCGTAAGTTTACCTCTGATACTTCTCTTGTTGAAGACCTGATACAAGATTTATTTGTAAATATTTTGGTTCGGAAAGATCGGTTAAGCGATACCGATAATATACGTCTATATTTACTTTGTTCCATTCGCAGGAGGCTATTTAAAGCCTTAAACGAAAAAGTACATAAAGTAACCGATTTGTTCGATCCACTAAATCCCGACTTTAGTTTCGACGAAGGTATAGAACCTGCTTTTGGCGAAAATGAAGATGAGAATAAAACGCTAAAAGTGCTATTCAAATCGGTGAATACACTCGGAGCTCGCCAAAAGGAAATTATTTACATGAAATATTTTTCAGGCTTAAATAATAAGGAGATTGCTGAAGTACTAGGGTTATCATATCAAACAGTGCGAAATACCTTGTGTAACGCGCTAAAAAATATCCGAAAAGATTTTGATAATGAGCAGCCAAAAGGAAAAATGGTAGTGTTGTTACATTTATTTCGGAAAATGGAATAG
- a CDS encoding FecR domain-containing protein, with protein sequence MQKKYIDIDDFLNSENYNEFIIQKSVKQQKRWEAYFKEFPDTKYAAGQAQKIILGLGSMEDHTSLIEVPDVKLHNQFEETWNKYRGEKSKTVILKTSKFIYRGGVAAAAVIFLMISFTLVTNYLNNYTNPEYFSVYVPTAEQSRLTLPDGTRVWVNSETEIKYSNQFNTKERDILLLGEAYFEVAHNEELPFYVTANGARIKVTGTKFNVKGYSNDSKVETVLVEGKVELSRVGDRSGSSIELSPGDKATLNLEDSRVSISREDVMDDLAWKDGRLVFRNIPLQEVCKTLERHFDAEIVLAGDAENLYNHPFTFTIENETLPMILEYLCKAAPLMYDTKYIDDDGEHGIEKIEYIVSAR encoded by the coding sequence ATGCAGAAGAAATATATAGATATCGATGATTTTTTGAATAGTGAAAACTACAACGAGTTTATTATTCAAAAATCGGTAAAGCAGCAAAAAAGATGGGAAGCTTACTTTAAAGAATTTCCTGATACAAAATATGCTGCCGGTCAGGCTCAGAAAATTATACTCGGGCTAGGTTCAATGGAGGATCATACCTCGTTAATTGAAGTGCCGGATGTTAAACTGCATAACCAGTTTGAGGAAACCTGGAATAAATACCGTGGCGAGAAATCGAAAACTGTTATTTTAAAAACCTCCAAATTTATTTACCGGGGAGGAGTAGCTGCTGCTGCAGTTATTTTTCTAATGATCTCGTTTACGCTGGTTACAAACTATTTAAATAATTATACAAACCCTGAATATTTTTCGGTTTATGTTCCCACAGCAGAGCAAAGCCGGTTAACACTTCCCGACGGCACAAGGGTTTGGGTGAACTCAGAAACCGAAATAAAATACTCGAATCAGTTTAACACCAAAGAGCGCGATATTCTGCTTTTGGGAGAGGCTTATTTTGAGGTGGCCCATAACGAAGAGTTACCGTTTTATGTAACTGCTAATGGAGCTCGGATAAAAGTAACCGGAACAAAATTTAATGTAAAAGGATACTCAAATGACAGCAAAGTTGAAACCGTTTTGGTTGAAGGGAAAGTTGAATTGAGTAGGGTTGGTGACCGGTCGGGAAGCAGTATTGAATTATCTCCCGGCGATAAAGCAACTTTGAATTTGGAAGATAGCAGGGTGTCGATTTCGCGCGAGGATGTTATGGACGATTTAGCCTGGAAAGATGGTAGACTGGTGTTCCGGAATATTCCTTTGCAAGAGGTGTGTAAAACACTTGAGCGGCATTTTGATGCTGAAATAGTTTTGGCCGGAGACGCTGAGAATTTATACAATCATCCATTTACGTTTACAATTGAAAATGAAACATTACCCATGATATTGGAATATTTATGTAAAGCTGCGCCGCTAATGTATGATACAAAATACATTGATGATGATGGAGAACATGGCATTGAGAAAATAGAATACATTGTAAGTGCCAGATAG